In Sphingobacterium thalpophilum, a genomic segment contains:
- a CDS encoding NYN domain-containing protein, translating to MAEHGDLQIAILIDADNVSYRKIEEILNEVKRYGIPTIKRIYGDWTNPYVEKWKDKLLTHAITPIQQYSYTQGKNSTDSALIIDAMDILHSDRVDGFCIVSSDSDFTRLATRLRESGKLVIGIGEKKTPKPFIASCDKFIYVEIFEKNQKKETVAKKKQQNQPKPAPVDNPTSIAVLDEETLELLKDTVDDTADENGWAFLGEIGSLFNKRKPDFDARNYGYDKMSHLFKAYKEDFEIEERNTDKSRIKHYYIRNIIKRPLAMASPATAVDTEHKTPATPTPSVPSTETTEKTANQNTRKKGRQDKKRQDKTNSEPIQNEAPKVQEIQEQKTETPPPTADTPPTNMLFPSEGNKITTDDVKKSQIRITKEFKPLFPTKSQKLRIMINAGEYECNFTYRGRGFHVLKLGKDAATKLGLSEGIQIQIVRLNEVSFSLQNKSV from the coding sequence ATGGCAGAACATGGGGATTTGCAAATCGCAATACTAATCGATGCGGACAATGTATCTTATCGAAAGATCGAAGAGATTTTGAATGAAGTCAAAAGATATGGAATTCCGACCATCAAACGCATCTACGGAGACTGGACCAACCCATATGTTGAAAAATGGAAGGATAAACTCCTTACCCATGCAATTACCCCCATACAACAATACAGTTATACACAAGGCAAAAATTCTACTGACTCGGCATTAATTATTGATGCCATGGATATTCTGCATTCAGACCGAGTTGATGGGTTTTGTATTGTATCCAGCGACAGCGATTTCACCCGACTGGCTACACGTCTTCGAGAATCCGGTAAACTGGTCATCGGTATCGGCGAGAAAAAGACCCCCAAACCCTTTATTGCCTCCTGCGACAAGTTCATCTACGTCGAAATTTTTGAGAAAAATCAAAAGAAAGAAACGGTCGCAAAGAAAAAGCAACAAAATCAGCCCAAACCTGCTCCCGTTGACAATCCAACAAGTATTGCCGTATTGGACGAGGAGACTTTGGAACTTTTAAAGGACACGGTGGATGATACTGCAGATGAAAATGGCTGGGCATTCCTGGGTGAGATCGGAAGTCTTTTCAACAAAAGAAAGCCTGATTTTGATGCGCGCAACTATGGATACGACAAAATGTCTCATCTTTTCAAAGCTTACAAAGAAGATTTTGAAATTGAGGAACGAAACACCGACAAATCGCGCATAAAACACTATTACATCCGTAATATTATTAAACGGCCTTTAGCAATGGCCAGCCCAGCTACAGCAGTGGACACCGAGCACAAAACTCCTGCTACTCCTACTCCTTCCGTACCCTCTACAGAAACTACGGAAAAAACTGCAAATCAAAACACCAGAAAGAAAGGGCGGCAAGATAAGAAACGTCAGGATAAAACAAACTCTGAGCCGATACAAAACGAGGCTCCAAAAGTTCAGGAAATTCAGGAACAAAAAACAGAAACGCCCCCCCCTACAGCTGACACTCCGCCCACGAACATGTTGTTTCCTTCTGAAGGTAACAAGATCACTACAGATGACGTAAAAAAATCGCAAATACGGATAACAAAAGAATTTAAACCCCTATTCCCAACCAAATCCCAAAAATTAAGGATTATGATCAACGCTGGAGAATATGAATGTAATTTTACCTATCGCGGCAGAGGGTTTCATGTGCTTAAATTAGGAAAAGATGCGGCGACCAAACTTGGCCTTTCCGAGGGGATACAAATACAAATAGTC
- a CDS encoding CocE/NonD family hydrolase, with the protein MKNTISYLTLALLSASQLHAQTAADSAYVRDHYEKTEVAIPMRDGKKLFTAIYSPKDKSKKYPVLLNRTPYTVSPYGQNEYKKSLGNFPTMMREGYIFVYQDVRGKWMSEGEFEDVRPTTYSKDKKAIDESTDTYDALEWLQKNLKNYNGKAGLYGISYPGFYSTVGLVKTHPSLKAVSPQAPVTDWYIGDDFHHNGVLFLQDAFTFMSTFGVPRPKPITPDQFKSKIQIKEADKYSFFLEAGTARELKEKYFGDSVQFWNDLFKHPDYDDFWKSRVITNSLQEVKPAVMVVGGFFDAEDAYGTFKTYQSIEDKSKKNNSILVAGPWYHGGWVRAEGNYLGDIQFEKKTSVTYQEQFEQPFFKYYLKDEGNFVPSEANIFVSGSNEWKHFEQWPPKNVETKKLYFQPQGKLGFDKVQRTDSWDEYVTDPNKPVPHQGGLIQNRTREYMVDDQRFAASRPDVMVYQTEPLTEDLTIVGPIKNFLKVSSTGTDADYVVKLIDVYPNDAASYQGKTMAGYQMMVRGEIMAGKYRNGFEKAQALTPGMVEKVNFEMPDVAHTFKKGHRIMVQVQNSWFPLAERNPQVFLAPYTATKADFRKATQRIFHDVNNATYIEFSVLKD; encoded by the coding sequence ATGAAAAATACAATTTCGTACCTAACTTTGGCGCTTTTAAGCGCAAGCCAGTTACATGCTCAAACCGCTGCCGACTCGGCTTATGTTAGAGATCATTATGAAAAGACTGAAGTAGCAATCCCCATGCGAGATGGGAAAAAATTATTTACTGCGATCTACAGTCCAAAAGACAAATCGAAGAAATATCCAGTTTTGCTCAATAGAACGCCCTACACGGTTTCTCCTTATGGACAAAACGAATACAAAAAAAGCCTGGGCAACTTTCCGACGATGATGCGTGAAGGCTATATTTTCGTCTACCAAGATGTGCGGGGCAAGTGGATGAGCGAAGGTGAATTTGAAGATGTACGTCCGACCACCTACAGCAAAGACAAAAAAGCCATCGATGAAAGTACAGATACCTATGATGCGCTTGAATGGCTACAGAAAAATCTCAAAAACTATAATGGCAAAGCCGGACTCTATGGGATCTCCTATCCAGGCTTCTATTCTACCGTTGGATTGGTCAAAACGCACCCGAGCTTGAAAGCGGTCTCCCCACAAGCTCCGGTAACAGACTGGTATATCGGCGATGACTTCCACCATAATGGCGTACTGTTTCTTCAGGATGCATTCACCTTCATGTCAACCTTTGGTGTCCCGCGTCCAAAACCCATCACCCCAGATCAATTCAAGAGCAAAATTCAGATTAAAGAAGCCGATAAATACAGCTTCTTTTTAGAAGCCGGAACAGCACGGGAACTGAAGGAAAAGTATTTTGGTGACTCCGTACAGTTTTGGAATGACCTGTTTAAACATCCCGACTATGATGATTTTTGGAAGTCGCGTGTGATCACCAATTCTTTACAGGAGGTAAAACCAGCGGTGATGGTCGTCGGTGGTTTCTTTGACGCGGAAGATGCTTATGGAACATTTAAGACCTATCAATCGATTGAGGATAAAAGCAAAAAAAACAACTCGATTTTAGTCGCGGGACCTTGGTATCATGGCGGCTGGGTTCGTGCAGAAGGAAACTATTTAGGTGATATCCAATTTGAGAAAAAAACCAGCGTTACCTATCAGGAACAATTTGAACAGCCTTTTTTCAAATATTATCTAAAAGATGAAGGGAACTTCGTACCATCGGAAGCGAACATTTTTGTCTCTGGAAGCAATGAATGGAAACATTTCGAACAATGGCCACCCAAAAATGTAGAAACAAAAAAACTATACTTCCAACCTCAGGGGAAACTTGGATTTGACAAAGTTCAACGTACAGATTCTTGGGATGAATATGTCACTGACCCCAATAAACCGGTTCCGCACCAGGGTGGGCTAATCCAAAACCGAACGCGGGAGTATATGGTAGATGATCAGCGTTTCGCCGCTAGTCGCCCTGATGTCATGGTTTATCAAACGGAACCGTTGACAGAAGACCTGACTATAGTTGGCCCCATCAAAAATTTCCTTAAGGTTTCTTCAACAGGTACAGATGCAGATTATGTTGTCAAACTGATTGATGTTTACCCGAACGATGCAGCAAGTTATCAAGGAAAAACAATGGCTGGATACCAGATGATGGTACGTGGTGAGATCATGGCCGGGAAATACCGAAATGGTTTTGAAAAAGCGCAGGCCCTGACTCCAGGAATGGTCGAAAAGGTGAATTTTGAAATGCCAGATGTTGCGCATACGTTCAAAAAAGGACATCGCATTATGGTTCAGGTACAAAACTCCTGGTTTCCGCTGGCAGAACGAAATCCACAGGTGTTTTTAGCGCCTTATACAGCTACCAAAGCTGACTTCCGTAAAGCCACACAACGTATTTTTCACGATGTGAACAATGCCACGTACATCGAATTTTCTGTCCTCAAAGATTAA
- a CDS encoding MFS transporter, producing MKENIKVSTAISWTWLSILVVVMVSTNLRSPITAVGPVLGQISEDLQLNSFQSSLLTAIPLFMFASCSVAVSRYSHKLGMHRFLLFGLMLLSVGIVLRVWGNMPMLFAGSFLIGLGICVGNVVTPGYIKTNFPKQIGLMTGIFAVAMNLTAAFASGFSLRLGEWTGFGWQGSLGVWVILALLSLIVVFFDALSRKKAQGITENRPATSGIGHIFRSRLAWYISLFMGIQSLIYYSLISWLPKVLVDYGMPAEDTGWLLFLIQIAMIPIMFIGPILAHRMKDQRLMAAAVAIGMFGSIFIFWHYKLQGIYVAAILLGLSNGLSFSLSILFFTLRARSTANAIKISGMAQSVGYLIAAFGPPVFGKLHEIDATWNYSFYFLAGSIVLLLFAGWKAGEDKYVAED from the coding sequence ATGAAAGAAAATATAAAAGTATCCACAGCTATTTCTTGGACCTGGTTATCCATATTAGTTGTTGTTATGGTCTCAACCAATCTGCGGTCGCCAATTACAGCCGTTGGCCCTGTACTGGGGCAAATCAGTGAAGATTTACAATTAAATAGCTTTCAAAGCAGCCTATTGACGGCAATTCCCCTTTTTATGTTTGCGAGCTGTTCTGTCGCAGTAAGTCGATATTCGCATAAACTGGGCATGCATCGTTTTTTATTGTTTGGTTTAATGCTATTGAGTGTAGGGATTGTGCTTCGGGTCTGGGGCAATATGCCAATGCTGTTTGCGGGGTCTTTTTTAATCGGACTTGGGATCTGTGTGGGCAATGTCGTTACACCCGGTTATATAAAAACTAATTTTCCAAAGCAGATTGGACTGATGACAGGCATTTTTGCCGTAGCAATGAATCTGACCGCAGCTTTTGCTTCGGGTTTTAGCTTACGATTGGGCGAATGGACTGGTTTTGGGTGGCAGGGTTCCTTGGGCGTTTGGGTAATTTTAGCCTTGTTATCCCTTATTGTTGTGTTCTTTGATGCTTTAAGCCGAAAGAAAGCACAGGGTATCACAGAAAATAGACCGGCGACAAGTGGAATCGGGCATATCTTTAGGTCAAGATTAGCCTGGTATATCAGCTTATTTATGGGTATTCAGTCCTTAATTTACTACAGTTTGATTTCTTGGTTACCTAAAGTATTGGTCGATTATGGTATGCCAGCGGAGGATACGGGCTGGTTGCTTTTTTTGATCCAAATTGCCATGATTCCCATAATGTTTATTGGGCCTATTTTGGCACATCGGATGAAGGATCAGCGTCTAATGGCAGCGGCTGTTGCGATAGGCATGTTTGGAAGTATCTTTATATTTTGGCATTACAAACTTCAGGGAATTTATGTTGCCGCCATATTGTTGGGACTTTCCAATGGACTTTCTTTCAGTTTGTCTATTCTTTTCTTTACCCTGCGGGCGAGGTCAACGGCGAATGCGATTAAAATATCGGGCATGGCCCAGTCTGTTGGTTATCTGATTGCAGCTTTTGGCCCGCCGGTATTCGGTAAGCTGCACGAAATAGATGCTACCTGGAATTACTCCTTCTATTTTTTAGCGGGCAGTATCGTACTTTTACTGTTTGCAGGATGGAAGGCCGGGGAAGATAAGTATGTAGCGGAAGATTAA
- a CDS encoding AraC family transcriptional regulator, with product MDQTNHTLTIERIQKSTFVWFEENWIHDNELHSHRKGQLIYVEQGFQYLTVAGKMYLLPQNHVAWIPSGALHKTNTHSERIKLMVLFFDTPQFDSVQDQLFFSQVQLFSAPKVLREMILYCEKWSKLVEEDKHEKVFLGALLHELPYFAAQLLQLGITLPQENRLQAVLNHLHDHYTEACTLDEIALLSNLSLRTIERLFKKETGMTLAKYQQLLRIIKSLELLSTKQFTISQIAYKVGYKSVQAFTNSFYAVMKYRPSHFMAG from the coding sequence ATGGATCAAACAAATCATACATTGACAATTGAACGCATTCAGAAATCAACCTTTGTCTGGTTTGAAGAAAACTGGATACACGACAACGAGCTGCACAGTCATCGCAAAGGCCAGTTGATTTATGTCGAACAGGGTTTCCAATACCTTACCGTCGCAGGAAAAATGTATTTACTCCCCCAAAATCACGTTGCCTGGATTCCCTCTGGTGCATTACACAAGACCAACACGCACTCTGAGCGCATCAAGCTTATGGTACTTTTTTTTGATACCCCACAATTTGACAGCGTACAAGACCAGTTGTTTTTCAGTCAGGTGCAGCTATTTTCTGCGCCTAAAGTATTACGGGAAATGATTTTGTATTGTGAAAAATGGTCGAAATTGGTTGAAGAAGATAAACATGAAAAAGTTTTCTTGGGTGCTTTACTCCATGAACTCCCCTATTTCGCCGCACAATTGCTCCAACTTGGGATCACCCTTCCTCAGGAGAATAGACTTCAAGCCGTCTTAAATCACCTACATGACCATTACACAGAAGCCTGCACCTTAGACGAGATTGCCCTGTTGTCCAATCTTTCGCTCCGAACTATTGAGCGCCTTTTTAAAAAGGAAACCGGAATGACACTTGCAAAATATCAGCAGTTACTTCGCATTATCAAGAGTTTGGAGCTTTTGAGCACAAAACAATTCACCATCTCTCAAATTGCGTATAAAGTCGGTTATAAAAGCGTCCAAGCATTTACCAATAGCTTTTATGCGGTGATGAAATATAGACCTTCGCACTTCATGGCGGGCTAG